The Clostridia bacterium genome includes a region encoding these proteins:
- a CDS encoding LysM domain-containing protein, with translation MSIDKFTRAKHPVKGDQIPRPPKKCDGQLYTVQPNHTVFSIARKFGVTVEEILAANPQIINRDIIFVGQVICIPTRAPKPVCDLRVLTLRFLTEAGQPLPVVGGAVQLNKRVIVRPTFNRPVSRAFFFLEPTGTETCELASLIGVDCPSAVTGVAEILWQVPPGTLGRVFVVACINSCCAKSDEVLVVRNS, from the coding sequence TTGAGTATTGATAAATTTACACGCGCGAAACATCCTGTCAAAGGAGATCAAATCCCGCGACCTCCCAAAAAATGTGACGGTCAACTTTATACTGTACAACCTAACCATACAGTCTTCAGTATTGCTCGCAAATTCGGAGTAACAGTTGAGGAGATTCTTGCTGCGAATCCACAGATCATAAACCGGGATATTATCTTTGTGGGTCAGGTAATATGCATCCCCACCAGGGCACCCAAACCTGTTTGTGATCTTCGTGTGCTTACACTAAGATTCCTGACAGAGGCTGGTCAACCACTGCCCGTAGTTGGCGGAGCTGTCCAGCTTAATAAACGTGTAATTGTACGACCCACATTCAATCGTCCGGTTTCCCGAGCCTTCTTTTTCCTGGAGCCTACCGGAACTGAAACCTGTGAACTTGCCAGTCTCATCGGTGTTGATTGTCCCAGTGCTGTTACTGGTGTAGCTGAGATACTTTGGCAGGTACCCCCAGGCACTTTGGGACGTGTTTTTGTTGTGGCATGCATTAATAGTTGCTGTGCGAAATCAGATGAGGTCCTTGTTGTCCGGAATTCTTGA
- a CDS encoding alpha/beta hydrolase — MIIREGWVDNKGVMIHYLESYESEGNLTPLFICSGLSESAEDYTNLMHVLAPRRCIVLSFRGRGKSDCPENGYSLEDHVSDIESVIIHLGLENFYLLGYSRGVSYTIDYAIHNNMKIKGLIIEEYPALHKKMTEGWADGFFNVFPDTNIKYAAILGIERESKQVDFSNLLHVIECPTLVMRGMKDSSQLTDEAVEVYLNNISNCRVEVFENAGHRILVDDFDRFIETINTFLSLLDELV, encoded by the coding sequence ATGATTATAAGAGAAGGTTGGGTCGATAACAAAGGAGTAATGATTCACTATCTAGAAAGTTATGAAAGTGAAGGCAACCTTACACCCTTATTTATTTGCTCTGGTCTATCCGAATCAGCAGAAGACTATACAAACCTTATGCACGTATTAGCACCTAGAAGATGTATTGTTTTATCATTCCGTGGACGTGGTAAGAGCGATTGCCCTGAGAATGGCTATTCATTAGAAGACCATGTGAGTGACATAGAATCTGTGATAATCCACCTTGGATTGGAGAATTTTTACCTTTTGGGATACTCAAGAGGGGTCTCTTATACAATTGATTATGCTATACATAATAATATGAAAATTAAAGGACTAATTATAGAAGAATATCCAGCTCTACATAAGAAGATGACTGAAGGTTGGGCTGACGGATTTTTTAACGTTTTCCCAGATACTAATATTAAGTATGCTGCCATTCTTGGTATCGAACGAGAGTCTAAGCAAGTTGATTTTAGCAATTTGCTTCATGTAATTGAATGTCCAACATTAGTTATGAGGGGTATGAAAGATTCCTCACAATTAACAGATGAAGCAGTTGAGGTATATTTAAATAATATTAGTAATTGTAGAGTAGAAGTATTTGAAAATGCAGGTCATCGTATTCTGGTTGATGATTTTGACCGTTTTATTGAGACAATTAATACTTTCTTAAGTTTGTTGGATGAATTAGTCTAG